The DNA window GGCCAGCGAAGGGGCGAGCCTGCTGCTGGGAGTGGGCAACAGCACCTTGCTGGCCCAGGCGCTGGCCGAGGTCCGCGGGCTGCCCTTTGTGCGGGTCCAGCTGCAGCCATTGACGCCCTCGCGATACCTGCCACCGATGCTGCTGGCCGGGCGCAGGTATCCGCCACAGCTCAGTCTGGCCGCCTATCAGTTGCTGCGCCTGCTGGTCTGGTACGTGATGCAGCCTGCCATCAATCGGCGGGTCAGACCCCAGCTCGGGCTGCGGCCCTATCCCTGGCATGGCCCGTACTTCAGCGAAACCGGCCTCAGGGCACGGGTCCTGTATGGCTTCAGTCGGCATGTGCTGCCTCCGCCACCGGACTGGCCGGCTTCGGCCATGGTCTGTGGCTACTGGTTTCTGGATGAGCCGGACTGGCGTCCGGATGCCGAGCTCCAGAGGTTTCTGGAAGCCGGCGAGCCCCCGGTCTACGTCGGCTTCGGCAGCATGGTCAGCGGCGATGCCGAAACCTTCACCCGGCAGATCATCGACAGCTTGCATCGCAGCGGCAGACGGGTGGTTCTGGCCACCGGCTGGGGGGCTATGAGCGCACCGCCGGGACGGCTTGACGAGCGGCTGCTGGTGATCCGCGAGGCGCCCCATGACGGACTGCTGCCGCTGATGGCCGCGGCCGTCCACCATGGTGGAGCTGGCACCACGGCGGCCGTGGTCAGGGCCGGGATTCCATCGGTGGTCGTACCTTTCTATGGCGACCAACCCTTCTGGGCACGCCGGCTGCAGGCCATCGGCGTGGCTGGCGCGCCTCTGTCGCGAGTAGAGGTGGGTCAGGGAGCTCTGGTGCCTGCGTTGGCCCGGATACTGCAACCGGCCATGCGCAGGTCGGCTGCTGCACTGGCCCGCCAGCTGGCGGCCGAAGACGGGGTGGCGACCGCCATCGGGCAATTGCGGGCATGGGATCTGCTGTCCGGCGGAGCGATCCTTCCGTTCGCTGCGGGAGCGCCGGCATGAGCGGCCCCCGCGGATGGCCGGTGTCGGGCTGGTTCACCGCCTTGGCGTTGCTGCTGCGCGCCGGCCTGCACCCGCGACCGCCGGCACTGGACGTGCAGCAGCGGCTGGCGATGCTGCCGCTGGCTGGAGCGCCGCTGAGCCAGCCGGTGCGGATTCGCTGGAACGCTCGTCAGGTGCCGATGGTCGAAGCGGACAGCGACGAGGACTTGATGGTGGCTCTGGGGGTGGTGCATGCCCATTTGCGGCTGGGTCAGATCGAAGTGCTGAGACGTCTGTCGCAAGGGAGGCTGTCGGAGATGATCGGCCCGCTGGGCTTGTCCGTCGACCAGTCCTTGCGCGCCCTGGATCTGGGACGTGCCGTTCCCGCGATGCTGGCGCAGATGCCTGATCAGGATCGGCGGCTGGGCGAAAGCTTTGTGGCCGGTCTCAATCATGGCCTGCTGGGGGCGGCGGGGCTGCCGCCCGAATTTGCCCTGCTCGGCCTGCGGGCCGAAGCCTGGACCCTGGCCGAGTGGCTGCAATTCGCGCGGCTGGCGGCGGTGGATATCAGCTGGCTGGTCTGGCAGCAGTTGCTGCCTTTGCGCCAGCAGATGGATCGCGGGCAGTGGCAGGCCTTGTGGCCGCGGCTGTGTCAGGCCGGCATGCCCGGCAGCGGGGTGCTGGATGCCCGTGAGCCGATGAGCCGGGCGTTGTCCGGGCTGCTGCGCAGTGGCAGCAATGCGGTGGCAGTGGCGGCGGCCCGCACGCGTGGCGGTGGAGGGCTGCTGGCCAGTGATCCGCATCTGCCTCTGCAGCTGCCTTCGGCCTGGCTGTTGGCGGGCTGGCGCTCGCCCGGCTTTCATTGCGTGGGAATGATGATGCCGGGGCTGCCATTCATGCTGCTGGGACGCAATTCCTGGCTTGCCTGGGGCGGCACCAGCCTGCATGCCCAGAGCAGTGACCTGTATGACGTTTCGCATCTGCCGGCGGAGGACTTCAGCCACCATCGGCAAGAGGTCCGGCTGCGTGGCGGCGGGCGTCGCTGGCTGCAATGGCGTGAGTGCGCCCTGGGTCCGGTGGTATCGGAGGGGGCGCTGTGGTCATCCCGGCGGCCTTTGGCGCTGCGCTGGGTCGGACATCAGCCCAGCAACGAGCTGGGTGCGATGCTGGCTGTGGCGAGGGCCCGCGATGTGGCCGGGTTCCGGCAGGCGCTGGCGCCGTATGCGGTATCCGGCGCGAATATGGTCTGCTGTGACAGGGCTGGTGACGTCGCCCATCTGCTGGCGGCCCGGTTGCCGCAGCGGGGCAGTGGCGTGCCGCCCGATCTGGTGCTGGAGCCGGGGGACGACGCGCACTGGCGAGGGTTGCTGGGCAGTCAGCAGCTGCCGATGCGATTCAACCCGCCGGAAGGCGTCGTGGTTTCGGCCAACCAGCCGCCGCCACAGGGCGGCCCGCCGGTCGGCTGGTTCTTTGCCCCGGCGGATCGGGCCGAGCGCTGGCAGCATCTGTTGCAGGCGGCCACGCTGCTGGACGCCGGGCAGCTGAAGATGATGCAGCGGGATGTGACCTGTCCCGGCAGTCTGGCCTTGTGCCAGACCTGGCTGGCCTGGATCCCGCGGGACCGGCTCGGCTCCCGGACGCGAGCGGTGGTGGATCTGCTGGCGCACTGGGACGGGCGGTATGCTGCCGATTCCGCTGCCGCGCTCGCCTTCGAGCTGTTGCAGAGCCGGCTGGCCTACGGGCTGCGCCGGCGGGCGCAGATGCGGGCTTACCAGGCGGTATGGATGCAGCGCCGACTGCTGGCCGAAGACATGGCCGCGCTGGCGCCGGACCAGCGACTGCAGCAACTCTTGCAGGCCTTGCCATGGGTGGCACGGCGCTTGCGCCGGCATCGAAGCTGGGGGCAGGCCCATCGCCTGCAGCCGCGCCATCCGCTGGCCTGGCTGCCGGGCTGGGCGCACTGCGTCGAGCCGGAGTCGATGGCCGGGGAGGGCGGGCAGACCACGATCTGCAAGAGCGGACATGGCCTGGTGCGGGGACGGCATCGCGCCAGTTTCGGTTCCTGTGCCCGCCAGGTCTGCGATCTGGCGGATCCGGATGCCAATGATTTCGTGCTGCTGGGCGGGCAGGACGGCTGGCCGGGCAGTGATACCTGTCTCGATCAATTGGCCCTGTGGCGGCGGGGGGACTATATCCGCCTGCCGCTGACGGCGGCGGCGGTGGCGCAGGGCTATCCTCATCTGACCGTGTTGCTGCCTGCACCATGAGCAGCGAGCCACTCCCTCTACCCAGGCGGTCGCGCATGGCCGGCGAGCTGCCGGGTACACCGCTTGCCGGCCTGATCCTGGTGCTGTTCCGGCCGCAACCCTCCGATCTGGAGCGATGGCTGGAAGCCGGGGCGGGGCTGCCGCTCGGGGTAGCGGTGGACAACTCCGAAACGGTAGATATCCGTCTGCATGCCCGCTTGCGTCGGGCCGGCATCGAGGTGCTGGTCAATCACAACCGGGGTGGCCTGGCCGGCGCCTACAATCGGGGAGCTGAGTGGCTGCTGGCCCGGGGCTGCGAGCTGATCTTCCTTTTCGACCAGGACTCGAGGCTGCGCACGGGATTTTTCGAGCGGATGCTGGCTGCCGCCGCGGGGCTGGCGGGGCAGCCGTTCATCCTCGGTCCCGTGATCTATGAGCGCCGGCTGCAACGTTACATGCCGGTGCTCGATCCCGCACCGGGCTGGCCGCGCCCGGTCCCGATGGATGGCAAGGGCAAAGAACTGGTGCCCAGTCTCTGCGTGATCTCGTCCGGATCGGCAATCTCGGCGGCGGCCTGGCATCGGCTTGGCGGTTTCCGCGAGGACTATTTCATCGAATACCTGGATGTCGAATATGCCTTGCGGGCCTGGCATCGGGGCGTGCCGGTCTATACCCATGCCGCTGCCGTGCTGGAGCAGCAGGCGGGCGACATCGTGCGGCATGGTCGCCATTATTCGACCTGGCATCCGGCCTGGCGACGTTATTACATGGCGCGCAACGCCATGCATGCCCTGCGTCTGTATCCGGGACGGCGCGGGTTGCTGTTCGGCGGGCTGTGCCTGCTGCTGTATCAGGCCTGCGGCGTGCTGCGCTTCGAGAGAGCCCGCCGCCACAAGCTGGCGGCGATGCTGATCGGTCTTGTCGACGGTCTGCGCGGACGCATGGGGCGGCTGGAAGACCGGCATGCCCGGCGATGGCGCAGCTGGCGAGCCGGTTGAGTCCGCTGTTGGCGGGCGACCGCCGGCTTATTGCAGCCGGTCCAGAATCGCCAGTGCCGGCTTTGACCGATTCAGCGTATACAGATGCAGGCCGGGGGCGCCACCATCCAGCAGCCGCTGGCCGAGGCTGGCGACGATGTCGATTCCCAGTTGGCGAATGGCTTCGGCATCGTCGCCCAGAGCTTGCATCCGGCGTACGATCCAGCGCGGAATTTCAGCCCCGCAGCCTTCCGAAAAGCGCCGCAGCTGGCTGAAATTGCCGATCGGCATGATGCCCGGCACGATGGGAATGTCCACGCCGAGGCGATGGACGTCATCGACGAAGCGGAAATAGGCATCGGCATTGTAGAAGTACTGTGTGATGGCGCCGTTGGCGCCGGCATCGACCTTGGCCTTGAAGTGGTGAAGGTCGGTGATTGCGCTCTCGGACTGTGGATGTATTTCAGGATAGGCGGCCACTTCGACGTGGAACCAGTCGCCGCTGTGTCGGCGGATATGATCGACCAGTTCCACCGCATAGCGGAAGTCGCCGGGCGTAGCCATGCCGGAGGGCAGATCGCCGCGCAAGGCGACGATGCGGCGGCAGCCGATGGCCTTGTAGCGGTCCAGCAGTTCGCTGAGTTCTTCGCGGGTACCACCGACGCAGCTGAGATGCGGGGCGACCTGCAGGCCATGCTGCCGGTGCAGCTGCTGCACGGTCTGTTCGGTGTAGTTGAGGGTGGAGCCACCCGCACCGAAGGTGACCGAGACGTACTCGGGGCTTCGCGTCTTCAGGGCCTTGACGCAAAGATTGAGCTGGTTGCGCTGTTCCTCGGTCTTGGGCGGGAAGAATTCGAAGCTGATCGCAGGCATGGCTGTCTATCCGGTAGGAATTTTACGGCATTATATCTTTTATTCCGGATGAAGCGATATGTTTATGCGGAGCCATGCCAGCGCAAGGCGGCCGGGCGAGAATGCTTCAGGCTTTTCGGGCAGGGCGGAACGATTCTGCAGCGATCGGGGCTGGATCGGGAGACGAGCCATTCCTGCCGTCAGACTGAATGGAGGTCTGCAGGCCGGGCAGAGATGCTGGAATCCTGCTTCATGCGAGCAGGGGGGATCATTCCTCCGTCAAACAGGCATGGCCTTGGCCCGGCTTCTCGCCGGAACAGGGTGACGGGGGCCCGCTAATCGGCTGCAGTAGGACGTATGCCGGTCACAGGCTGGGGAAAAGAGCGCGTGTCGCAGGCCGGATCAGTAGATATAGGCATAAGCCAGTCCCAGCTGATCCTCGCCCAGCTGCAGATCGGCTTCTCCTCCGCCAAATGGCTGCGGAACTGAATTCCTGCCGCGGATATGTTTGCTGAAGGCATGGGTATAGGCGAGACTCAGCTCTCCATGGTGGCCGACTTTCCAGCTGGCGCCGGCGGAGAGATGGTTTTCGGCGACGGCCGGAGCCAGAATATTGAAAAAGGTCTGCCCTGTCGGAACCGGATTGCCGGCGTGGCTGAAGCCGAGCCGCAGCTTCAGCGGTCCGCTGAGCTGGTAGATGGCTCCGAACTTGTAGCTGGTGATGCTGCGCCAGCCGAACCCCGGGCCGTCATGGCTGCCCAGCGGTCGTCCGGCCAGCAGGGCCTCGATAGGCTGGGCAATGCTTTCGACATCGGCATAGTCGATGCGCTGGATATCGCTGGCCAGGGTCAGCTGGCGTGTTGCCTGCCAGGCCAATCCGAGGCCGTAGCGCTGTGGGATGTCGAAACTGCCATGACTGGCGAACAATCCCTGGTAGGCCTTGAAGCGGCTGGCGTGGATTCTGGCGGTCCAGGCCAGTCCCAGACTGAAGGGACCGAAACGTCCGAGCCAGCCAGCTGAAGGACCCCAGCCGGTACTGTTGTGGTAGCCGTTGTTGCTGAGCTGGTCCGGAGCGATCGAGGCACTGGCAAAGGCGCCCAGACCGCGGGCTTCGAAATGCTGCCAGGCGAAGTTGAGGCCGATGCCCAAGGCCTGGCCCGGGGCGTACTGCCAGGCCAGGGTGGGGCTGACAAAGGCCTGCTCCAGGGAGACCCCGGCCTTGCCACGGCTGCCGAAAGCCGCGTAGGGATTGTGGCGGTACGTGGTATTCATGCCGCCATTGGCATAGGCGGCGATGCCGACG is part of the Frateuria aurantia DSM 6220 genome and encodes:
- a CDS encoding glycosyltransferase, which produces MPDAGMSGQRIALFTIGTQGDIRPCLALGRGLQQQGHSVRVVTSLNFETWIRRQGLDFAPLTADFQALLTAERELADQGLNMRRMAALFRTRFEEWAGSWAVEGLQASEGASLLLGVGNSTLLAQALAEVRGLPFVRVQLQPLTPSRYLPPMLLAGRRYPPQLSLAAYQLLRLLVWYVMQPAINRRVRPQLGLRPYPWHGPYFSETGLRARVLYGFSRHVLPPPPDWPASAMVCGYWFLDEPDWRPDAELQRFLEAGEPPVYVGFGSMVSGDAETFTRQIIDSLHRSGRRVVLATGWGAMSAPPGRLDERLLVIREAPHDGLLPLMAAAVHHGGAGTTAAVVRAGIPSVVVPFYGDQPFWARRLQAIGVAGAPLSRVEVGQGALVPALARILQPAMRRSAAALARQLAAEDGVATAIGQLRAWDLLSGGAILPFAAGAPA
- a CDS encoding penicillin acylase family protein, whose amino-acid sequence is MSGPRGWPVSGWFTALALLLRAGLHPRPPALDVQQRLAMLPLAGAPLSQPVRIRWNARQVPMVEADSDEDLMVALGVVHAHLRLGQIEVLRRLSQGRLSEMIGPLGLSVDQSLRALDLGRAVPAMLAQMPDQDRRLGESFVAGLNHGLLGAAGLPPEFALLGLRAEAWTLAEWLQFARLAAVDISWLVWQQLLPLRQQMDRGQWQALWPRLCQAGMPGSGVLDAREPMSRALSGLLRSGSNAVAVAAARTRGGGGLLASDPHLPLQLPSAWLLAGWRSPGFHCVGMMMPGLPFMLLGRNSWLAWGGTSLHAQSSDLYDVSHLPAEDFSHHRQEVRLRGGGRRWLQWRECALGPVVSEGALWSSRRPLALRWVGHQPSNELGAMLAVARARDVAGFRQALAPYAVSGANMVCCDRAGDVAHLLAARLPQRGSGVPPDLVLEPGDDAHWRGLLGSQQLPMRFNPPEGVVVSANQPPPQGGPPVGWFFAPADRAERWQHLLQAATLLDAGQLKMMQRDVTCPGSLALCQTWLAWIPRDRLGSRTRAVVDLLAHWDGRYAADSAAALAFELLQSRLAYGLRRRAQMRAYQAVWMQRRLLAEDMAALAPDQRLQQLLQALPWVARRLRRHRSWGQAHRLQPRHPLAWLPGWAHCVEPESMAGEGGQTTICKSGHGLVRGRHRASFGSCARQVCDLADPDANDFVLLGGQDGWPGSDTCLDQLALWRRGDYIRLPLTAAAVAQGYPHLTVLLPAP
- a CDS encoding glycosyltransferase translates to MAGELPGTPLAGLILVLFRPQPSDLERWLEAGAGLPLGVAVDNSETVDIRLHARLRRAGIEVLVNHNRGGLAGAYNRGAEWLLARGCELIFLFDQDSRLRTGFFERMLAAAAGLAGQPFILGPVIYERRLQRYMPVLDPAPGWPRPVPMDGKGKELVPSLCVISSGSAISAAAWHRLGGFREDYFIEYLDVEYALRAWHRGVPVYTHAAAVLEQQAGDIVRHGRHYSTWHPAWRRYYMARNAMHALRLYPGRRGLLFGGLCLLLYQACGVLRFERARRHKLAAMLIGLVDGLRGRMGRLEDRHARRWRSWRAG
- the metF gene encoding methylenetetrahydrofolate reductase [NAD(P)H] codes for the protein MPAISFEFFPPKTEEQRNQLNLCVKALKTRSPEYVSVTFGAGGSTLNYTEQTVQQLHRQHGLQVAPHLSCVGGTREELSELLDRYKAIGCRRIVALRGDLPSGMATPGDFRYAVELVDHIRRHSGDWFHVEVAAYPEIHPQSESAITDLHHFKAKVDAGANGAITQYFYNADAYFRFVDDVHRLGVDIPIVPGIMPIGNFSQLRRFSEGCGAEIPRWIVRRMQALGDDAEAIRQLGIDIVASLGQRLLDGGAPGLHLYTLNRSKPALAILDRLQ
- a CDS encoding OmpP1/FadL family transporter; this translates as MSHHPTITRWLSGCALLCSAAHATDGYFQNGYSTRSSGAGGVGIALPQDAVAGAYNPAATAWLHRRLDIGLSAFVPDRSATIHGNPLASGHYGGNGSHWFPIPEFGWSRPLPHALSVGIAAYANGGMNTTYRHNPYAAFGSRGKAGVSLEQAFVSPTLAWQYAPGQALGIGLNFAWQHFEARGLGAFASASIAPDQLSNNGYHNSTGWGPSAGWLGRFGPFSLGLAWTARIHASRFKAYQGLFASHGSFDIPQRYGLGLAWQATRQLTLASDIQRIDYADVESIAQPIEALLAGRPLGSHDGPGFGWRSITSYKFGAIYQLSGPLKLRLGFSHAGNPVPTGQTFFNILAPAVAENHLSAGASWKVGHHGELSLAYTHAFSKHIRGRNSVPQPFGGGEADLQLGEDQLGLAYAYIY